One genomic window of Candidatus Eisenbacteria bacterium includes the following:
- a CDS encoding transposase: protein MIQRHWANIRTYFTHRITNAGAEALNAKIQAAKRRACGFRSRARFRIAIYFHCGGLDLYPACAWSGA, encoded by the coding sequence CGATGATCCAGCGCCACTGGGCGAACATCCGCACCTACTTCACGCACCGCATCACCAACGCCGGCGCGGAGGCGCTCAACGCCAAGATCCAGGCGGCGAAGCGGCGGGCCTGCGGGTTCCGCAGCCGAGCGCGCTTCCGCATCGCGATCTACTTCCACTGCGGCGGGCTCGACCTCTACCCCGCC